The following proteins are encoded in a genomic region of Pan troglodytes isolate AG18354 chromosome 2, NHGRI_mPanTro3-v2.0_pri, whole genome shotgun sequence:
- the LOC129135333 gene encoding uncharacterized LOC128031834 homolog produces the protein MLLGGCWGPPTGSAIGCAGGRGAAGDTAAAAGLDRATAATAAATDPPPPPLFPCSSFFLLFSFPAGPRPLSLTAASILRKGMTSWHRRENRVQAQKLFPHHHLLKN, from the exons ATGCTGCTCGGCGGTTGCTGGGGACCGCCTACGGGCTCTGCCATAGGCTGTGCAGGCGGACGGGGCGCGGCGGGGGACACGGCGGCCGCCGCGGGGCTCGATCGGGCAACGGCGGCGACGGCGGCAGCGACggatcctcctcctcctcccttatTCCCttgctcctctttcttccttctcttttcctttccggCTGGGCCTCGTCCACTTTCCCTAACGGCGGCCTCGATCCTACG TAAAGGCATGACTTCCTGGCACCGCAGGGAAAATCGGGTGCAAGCCCAGAAACTATTTCCCCACCACCACTTGTTGAAAAACTGA